One Saccharopolyspora erythraea NRRL 2338 genomic region harbors:
- a CDS encoding GMC family oxidoreductase — MPIPTPANPRICLTSGVSRLGRGTPVAPPPHRRSGSDSADRTQEHRTRFRSRQGPLGGDYDGWVAQGCTRWGWDDVRPLFLRSEDHLAGADAHHATGGPLPVSPITDPHPTSQAFVDAALAAGHKRNEDFNGEDMRGAGFNEMTVRDGRRMSAWQSFAAPILGHPALTVTTDALIDRVVVENGRAVGVEYVLGGERHVARAGAEVVLSAGTIDSPAILLRSGIGPAAHLRDLGIDVVENLAGVGENLHDHPLISVVYESTKPLPDGQANLLEAQFYADSTGWTGAAPDLQPLFLHLVYPAEGYEMPEHGYTIAAGLVAPKSRGTLRLASADPATPALVDPRILADPYDLEALCDAIEMSREVGAQQAFDQWRKREVAPGPEATSRDDIREFARRSVGTYHHQAGTCRMGVDELAVVDPDLRVRGIEGLRVADASIMPVVPSCNTNAPSIRIGEKAADLITA; from the coding sequence GTGCCGATTCCGACACCGGCCAACCCCAGGATCTGTTTGACGAGCGGCGTCAGCCGCTTGGGGCGCGGGACTCCCGTCGCACCGCCACCGCACCGGCGATCGGGGAGTGATTCCGCGGACCGCACGCAAGAACACCGGACGCGGTTCCGGTCCCGGCAAGGTCCGCTGGGCGGCGACTACGACGGTTGGGTCGCGCAAGGCTGCACCCGCTGGGGCTGGGACGACGTCCGGCCGCTGTTCCTGCGATCGGAGGACCACCTGGCCGGTGCCGACGCCCATCACGCGACCGGCGGGCCGCTGCCGGTCAGCCCGATCACCGACCCGCACCCCACCTCGCAGGCGTTCGTCGACGCCGCCCTCGCCGCGGGCCACAAGCGCAACGAGGACTTCAACGGCGAGGACATGCGCGGTGCCGGCTTCAACGAGATGACCGTCCGCGACGGCCGCCGGATGAGCGCCTGGCAGAGCTTCGCCGCACCGATCCTCGGCCACCCGGCGCTGACCGTCACCACCGACGCCCTGATCGACCGGGTCGTCGTCGAGAACGGCCGCGCGGTCGGCGTCGAGTACGTCCTGGGCGGCGAGCGGCACGTCGCGCGCGCCGGCGCGGAGGTCGTCCTGTCCGCGGGCACCATCGACTCGCCCGCGATCCTGCTCCGCAGCGGCATCGGCCCGGCGGCCCACTTGCGCGACCTCGGCATCGACGTCGTCGAGAACCTCGCCGGTGTCGGCGAGAACCTGCACGACCACCCGCTGATCAGTGTCGTCTACGAGTCCACCAAGCCGCTCCCGGACGGGCAGGCGAACCTGCTGGAGGCCCAGTTCTACGCCGACAGCACCGGCTGGACCGGGGCCGCGCCGGACCTGCAGCCGCTGTTCCTGCACCTGGTGTACCCGGCCGAAGGCTACGAGATGCCCGAGCACGGCTACACCATCGCCGCGGGGCTCGTCGCGCCCAAGTCCCGGGGGACGCTGCGCCTGGCCTCGGCCGATCCCGCCACGCCGGCGCTGGTCGACCCGCGGATCCTCGCCGACCCGTACGACCTCGAGGCGCTGTGCGACGCGATCGAGATGAGCCGCGAGGTCGGCGCGCAGCAGGCCTTCGACCAGTGGCGCAAGCGCGAGGTCGCCCCGGGGCCGGAGGCGACCTCGCGGGACGACATCCGCGAGTTCGCCCGCCGCTCGGTCGGGACCTACCACCACCAGGCCGGTACCTGCCGGATGGGCGTGGACGAACTCGCCGTCGTCGACCCGGACCTGCGGGTCCGCGGGATCGAAGGGCTGCGGGTCGCGGACGCTTCGATCATGCCGGTCGTGCCGTCCTGCAACACCAACGCTCCATCGATCAGGATCGGCGAGAAGGCCGCGGACCTGATCACCGCCTAG
- a CDS encoding YdcF family protein: MLLFGAAGALFLLFIVSFLYDRRLVRNGVYLFFALVPSVCGLLLALSAVSKPTAAIALVVLVFLVPLSTVVLAGFLIANGLTMLRREGRRLANLLSLAAGVGIIALIALRALANSTRWRPLQVAMDAVGSVLAYVSLLFVCFLLYAFVYGMLRHRRDVDFVVVLGSGLIGSRVPPLLASRLDRGREVFETAQAKGRDPMLVVSGGQGPGEDVPEARAMADYLGSRGVPEDRILIEDQSRSTEENLRFSKAIMQERRSDYRCLVVTNNFHVMRAARTARSEKVNGQVIGSRTARYFWPSAIIREFIAIFLAHRVLNLGMCALLISTSVLSAL, from the coding sequence ATGCTTCTGTTTGGGGCCGCCGGGGCCCTCTTCCTGCTGTTCATCGTCAGTTTTCTCTATGATCGCCGACTCGTACGCAACGGCGTTTACCTGTTCTTCGCCCTGGTTCCGTCGGTCTGCGGACTGCTCCTGGCGCTGAGCGCGGTCTCCAAGCCGACGGCTGCCATCGCGCTTGTGGTGCTGGTCTTCCTGGTTCCCCTGTCCACTGTGGTGCTGGCCGGGTTCTTGATCGCCAACGGGCTGACGATGCTGCGTCGCGAGGGCAGGCGCCTGGCGAACCTGCTCTCGTTGGCAGCGGGAGTCGGCATCATCGCCTTGATCGCGCTCAGGGCCCTGGCCAACAGCACCAGGTGGCGGCCGTTGCAGGTCGCGATGGACGCGGTGGGCAGCGTGCTCGCCTATGTCTCGCTGCTGTTCGTGTGCTTCCTTCTGTACGCGTTCGTCTACGGCATGCTCCGGCATCGGCGCGATGTCGACTTCGTCGTGGTGCTCGGTTCAGGGCTGATCGGCTCGCGGGTGCCGCCGCTGCTGGCCAGCCGGCTCGACCGGGGGCGGGAGGTGTTCGAGACAGCGCAGGCGAAGGGCCGTGACCCCATGCTCGTGGTCTCGGGCGGACAGGGGCCCGGTGAAGACGTGCCCGAGGCGCGCGCGATGGCCGACTACCTCGGCTCCCGCGGTGTGCCCGAAGACCGGATCCTGATCGAGGACCAGTCGCGCAGCACCGAGGAGAACCTGCGTTTCAGCAAGGCGATCATGCAGGAGCGCCGATCGGACTACCGCTGCCTGGTGGTCACCAACAACTTCCACGTTATGCGGGCGGCACGCACCGCCCGCAGCGAGAAGGTCAACGGCCAGGTGATCGGCTCGCGGACCGCGCGCTACTTCTGGCCCAGCGCCATCATCCGGGAGTTCATAGCGATCTTCCTGGCGCACCGGGTGCTGAACCTCGGCATGTGCGCACTGCTGATCAGCACCAGCGTCCTGTCCGCATTGTGA
- a CDS encoding VanZ family protein, whose protein sequence is MLAIAIGLALAVMLFVPYVAQQYRRRGEFGIGNAALAFTGLLYGLGLIAYVLIPLPELTPDFCATSGMWPPQWVPFNFLHDMQKEAVGVGLGATLRNPALTQVLLNVSLFVPLGMFVRHMFGRSVAATTVIALACSLLIEVTQVTGIWFLYPCPYRLFDVDDLMANSLGGLAGALAAPVLRAVPGQRLTAEPGAPRPVTRSRRLLASLCDLLLFQLSTVLVSSICTVLGIFPTRQADQLAASWLPWFVLVIALPLAGSATSIGQRIVHLRVTTADGHPPGVGPRLVRSLAGTGGYLLLVQLGELPGGPSGLAAFSVLAGIFPVASLIGLFTTSGYRGLSCAAARLRMTDARTPLRQPDVVSA, encoded by the coding sequence GTGCTGGCGATCGCGATCGGGCTGGCGCTTGCAGTGATGCTGTTCGTCCCATATGTCGCACAGCAATACCGGCGACGCGGAGAGTTCGGCATTGGCAATGCCGCGCTCGCCTTCACCGGTCTGTTGTACGGCCTGGGCCTGATCGCTTACGTCCTCATACCGTTGCCGGAGTTGACACCGGATTTCTGCGCCACCTCAGGAATGTGGCCGCCGCAGTGGGTGCCGTTCAACTTCCTGCACGACATGCAGAAGGAGGCCGTTGGCGTCGGGCTGGGAGCGACACTGCGCAATCCGGCATTGACGCAGGTGCTGCTGAACGTGTCGCTCTTCGTGCCGCTGGGCATGTTCGTCCGGCACATGTTCGGCCGCAGCGTGGCGGCCACCACGGTCATCGCTCTGGCCTGCTCGTTGCTGATCGAGGTCACGCAGGTGACCGGGATCTGGTTCCTGTACCCGTGTCCTTATCGGCTGTTCGATGTGGACGATCTGATGGCGAACAGTCTTGGCGGCTTGGCTGGTGCGCTGGCTGCGCCCGTTCTGCGCGCCGTGCCCGGGCAGCGGCTCACCGCCGAGCCGGGAGCCCCGCGTCCGGTCACCAGGTCCAGGCGGCTTCTGGCGTCCCTGTGCGACCTGCTGCTCTTCCAACTCTCAACCGTCCTGGTCAGCTCGATCTGCACCGTGCTGGGGATCTTCCCCACCCGCCAGGCGGACCAGCTCGCCGCTTCCTGGTTGCCGTGGTTCGTGCTCGTCATCGCACTTCCCCTGGCAGGCAGCGCGACCAGCATCGGCCAGCGCATCGTGCACCTGCGAGTGACCACCGCTGACGGGCACCCACCGGGCGTCGGACCGCGACTGGTGCGGAGCCTGGCAGGTACCGGCGGTTATCTGCTACTGGTACAGCTTGGCGAGCTCCCCGGCGGACCGTCCGGCCTGGCCGCCTTCTCTGTCCTGGCTGGCATCTTCCCGGTGGCCTCGCTCATCGGACTGTTCACCACATCCGGATACCGGGGCCTTTCCTGTGCTGCCGCACGGCTGCGGATGACCGACGCCCGCACACCGCTCCGGCAACCAGACGTCGTGAGCGCGTAA
- a CDS encoding DUF418 domain-containing protein has product MTTIEHTERISTELPAKTARLVGLDVARGLAVFGMFAAHTIPVGWLHDLVSGRAAALFAVLAGVSIALMSGGATPFAGARRGGSRMRIAIRAVLLFLLGLALSTLHAPAMVILAFYGVLFLLSVPLLRLRTQALAMLAAAFAVGGPLLSFVLRQGIEMDEMGYHPTFAEFTSVAGLWKLCHGLLLTGAYPVLTWLPFLLAGMALGRLELRAVRGRLIAIGIGLGVLGYGGSWLALNVFGGREHLLSLMPPGMPPQMIDMVLSSALGTVPTHDPVFLLTASAHSGTPFEIVGASGVAIAVIGLCLFGERLRGVLVPISSVGALALTAYVGHLLALKAVGSDRLGQVISEHLYLPWLVLVAAAMLITTTWRRILGRGPLEWALHRASAWPARLVSR; this is encoded by the coding sequence GTGACAACGATTGAGCACACGGAACGGATCTCCACCGAGTTACCCGCGAAGACAGCCCGGCTGGTCGGGCTCGACGTGGCGCGCGGACTTGCCGTGTTCGGCATGTTCGCCGCACACACCATCCCGGTCGGCTGGCTGCACGATCTGGTCAGCGGGCGCGCCGCCGCGTTGTTCGCGGTGCTGGCAGGTGTGTCGATCGCGCTGATGAGCGGCGGGGCGACGCCGTTCGCCGGCGCGCGGCGAGGCGGTTCCCGGATGCGGATCGCGATCCGTGCGGTGCTGCTGTTCCTGCTCGGCCTCGCGCTGAGCACTTTGCACGCGCCCGCGATGGTGATCCTCGCCTTCTACGGTGTGCTGTTCCTGCTGTCAGTCCCGCTGTTGCGGCTGCGCACGCAGGCGCTCGCGATGTTGGCCGCGGCGTTCGCGGTCGGCGGGCCGCTGCTGTCGTTCGTCCTGCGGCAGGGCATCGAGATGGACGAGATGGGCTACCACCCGACATTCGCGGAGTTCACCTCCGTCGCAGGGCTGTGGAAGCTCTGCCACGGTCTGCTGCTGACCGGCGCCTACCCGGTGCTGACCTGGCTGCCATTCCTGCTGGCCGGGATGGCGCTCGGGCGGCTGGAGCTGCGGGCCGTACGCGGCCGGCTGATCGCGATCGGCATCGGCCTGGGCGTGCTCGGGTATGGCGGGTCTTGGCTGGCGTTGAACGTGTTCGGCGGCCGCGAACACTTGCTCTCACTCATGCCGCCGGGAATGCCACCGCAGATGATCGACATGGTGCTGTCCTCCGCCTTGGGGACCGTGCCCACCCATGACCCGGTGTTCCTGCTGACCGCCAGCGCGCACAGCGGCACGCCGTTCGAGATCGTTGGGGCCTCCGGCGTCGCCATCGCGGTGATCGGCCTGTGCCTGTTCGGCGAGCGGCTGCGTGGCGTGCTGGTTCCGATCTCCTCGGTCGGGGCACTCGCGCTGACCGCCTACGTCGGGCACCTGCTGGCGCTGAAGGCGGTCGGCAGTGACCGGCTCGGCCAGGTGATCTCCGAACACCTGTACCTGCCGTGGCTGGTGCTGGTCGCCGCGGCCATGCTGATCACGACCACGTGGCGGCGGATTCTCGGGCGCGGGCCCCTGGAGTGGGCGCTGCACCGCGCTTCGGCCTGGCCGGCGCGGCTGGTCTCGCGCTGA